The proteins below are encoded in one region of Bremerella sp. P1:
- a CDS encoding WD40 repeat domain-containing protein, which translates to MPWNHSLIGFLLGVSIFCSCRSGVATDRPKQIDLLDGHDRWVLAVAISPDSKWLVSCGDDQILRRWDLRTGKLVRILRRFESAITTVAYHSDGKRVAVGAYDGTLQVLNAQNGNVLKSFDGHDVAVTVVRFDPSGKYLASGSADDSLVLWDANQGDELLTIHQGNEYDVTALAFSPDGGRIVTGDGESEIKVWSTTNGEEVETLRGHTETVTALAYSPSGKHLVSASWDDTLRVWDARTGEEVHVLRGHTADITSVMFSPDDSYIVSAGDDKTIRIWNAETHQLQTTIPAHNDPVICLAISSNGRLLVSGSKEVIGVWTLLQ; encoded by the coding sequence ATGCCTTGGAACCATTCACTTATCGGATTCTTGCTCGGGGTAAGCATATTCTGTTCTTGCCGGTCTGGTGTTGCGACTGATCGCCCCAAGCAAATTGATTTGCTCGATGGCCACGATCGGTGGGTCCTCGCCGTCGCGATTAGTCCCGATAGTAAATGGCTGGTGTCTTGTGGGGACGATCAGATTCTGAGGCGATGGGACTTGAGAACAGGCAAGCTCGTACGAATTCTTCGACGCTTCGAGAGTGCCATCACCACTGTAGCCTATCACTCTGACGGAAAGCGAGTTGCCGTCGGTGCTTACGATGGCACACTTCAAGTTCTCAATGCTCAAAATGGAAACGTATTGAAGTCCTTCGATGGGCACGACGTAGCAGTTACAGTCGTGCGTTTCGATCCGAGCGGGAAGTACCTGGCATCGGGCAGCGCCGACGACTCGTTAGTTTTGTGGGACGCGAACCAAGGGGATGAGTTACTCACTATCCACCAGGGCAACGAATATGACGTTACCGCATTAGCCTTCAGCCCTGACGGGGGGCGAATTGTAACAGGGGACGGCGAGAGTGAGATTAAAGTCTGGAGTACGACCAACGGAGAGGAAGTCGAAACGCTTCGCGGTCACACCGAAACGGTAACGGCACTCGCCTACAGTCCGTCAGGCAAGCACCTCGTATCCGCGAGTTGGGACGATACTTTACGCGTGTGGGATGCTCGCACGGGTGAAGAGGTTCATGTCCTACGAGGACATACAGCCGATATCACATCGGTCATGTTTTCTCCTGATGATTCTTACATCGTCTCGGCCGGGGATGACAAAACGATCCGTATTTGGAATGCTGAAACCCACCAGTTGCAAACGACCATCCCTGCTCATAATGATCCGGTGATCTGTCTGGCAATCAGTTCCAATGGTCGACTACTTGTCTCGGGCAGTAAGGAAGTGATAGGCGTCTGGACATTGCTCCAATGA
- a CDS encoding alginate export family protein yields MRYNEDWSFLESTDLPQGQWWVPLKYISTASGYVTTGTELRARYEKLENANWGMNAGDRDGYLWLRALPTLDWHPMQNTRFFGELIVAPAVDVEPMPSPIDEDISDILQAFVDIELDSEDVWRFRLGRQLTEFGSGRLISTRYGTNVLRSFDTIELRQIRDQSQTFIFYGRPVRAEVGAFDDQWSRTQQLWSLYATIDLIECTDDASESVGVDLYYIGSENTQAVFDEGTGRELRHTFGTRLYGTWNSWSWNPELFIQLGEFGEKRIEAWSLAMQIGYQMHDLVFEPGFDLKVDFISGDTDPNDAKLGTFNPLYPKLKYFGESGVIAPYNLIDIHPSLSLDLSPQVNLTFDVDFLWRYSRDDALYGAGGSILRPSSASSSRYVTTQYEGILEVVFTDNLAGTASYTLMPPGAFIQESGEAETMHFFGCELLYIY; encoded by the coding sequence TTGCGATACAACGAAGACTGGTCCTTCCTGGAATCAACGGACCTGCCTCAAGGCCAATGGTGGGTTCCACTCAAGTACATTTCAACTGCCAGTGGTTACGTTACAACGGGCACGGAACTACGTGCGAGGTATGAAAAGCTTGAAAACGCAAACTGGGGGATGAATGCGGGAGATCGAGATGGCTATCTCTGGCTGAGGGCATTGCCAACACTCGACTGGCATCCCATGCAGAACACTCGCTTCTTCGGCGAACTCATTGTCGCACCTGCGGTCGATGTCGAGCCGATGCCTTCGCCTATTGATGAAGACATCTCCGACATCTTGCAGGCATTCGTTGATATCGAACTGGACAGCGAAGATGTATGGCGTTTCCGTCTCGGGCGGCAACTCACCGAATTCGGTTCGGGACGTCTCATCTCTACCCGCTACGGCACGAATGTACTTCGTTCATTCGATACCATCGAACTCCGACAAATTCGCGACCAATCGCAGACCTTCATCTTCTACGGACGTCCCGTCCGAGCGGAAGTTGGAGCCTTCGACGACCAATGGAGCCGCACACAACAGCTTTGGAGTTTATACGCCACGATCGACCTAATTGAATGCACCGACGATGCCTCCGAGTCTGTTGGGGTGGATCTTTACTATATCGGTTCGGAGAACACGCAAGCCGTATTTGACGAAGGAACCGGCAGAGAACTTCGCCATACGTTTGGTACTCGCCTATACGGCACATGGAATTCTTGGAGTTGGAATCCCGAGTTGTTCATCCAACTTGGTGAGTTTGGCGAGAAACGAATTGAGGCTTGGTCACTCGCGATGCAGATAGGCTATCAGATGCATGATCTTGTCTTCGAGCCTGGATTCGACCTCAAGGTTGATTTCATTAGTGGCGACACCGATCCCAACGACGCCAAACTTGGAACCTTCAACCCGCTGTATCCTAAGCTCAAGTATTTTGGCGAATCAGGAGTCATCGCTCCCTACAATTTGATAGACATTCATCCCTCTCTAAGCCTAGATCTCTCGCCTCAGGTCAACTTGACCTTCGACGTCGACTTCCTCTGGCGATATAGTCGCGATGATGCCTTGTATGGTGCTGGCGGTTCAATCCTTCGTCCCAGTTCCGCTAGTAGCAGTCGCTACGTGACGACTCAGTATGAAGGAATTCTCGAAGTCGTATTCACCGATAACCTAGCAGGAACCGCCTCATACACGCTGATGCCACCAGGGGCATTTATCCAAGAAAGTGGCGAAGCAGAAACAATGCACTTCTTCGGCTGTGAATTGCTTTACATCTACTGA
- a CDS encoding AraC family transcriptional regulator translates to MASEVREVSGTPVSICRARIREAFGSPPTPDFHIQMISRGWSRADIDLGQGKFSVKGAPGRFIVTPANLQSEIEGDGVFELLSLSLPAEELCKAADITSVQLKDDLNGIFRGDRHDTYLHGLIESVWIEANSGSPNGRLYVDVAVRAIVSRLLDHASILKQADNHIPALDVAALRRVTEILNDRFNQSISLDELANAAGVSSFYFSRLFKHATGHPPYFYLTKIRIERSQELMRSVPDLSLASVASACGFADQAHFSRHFKKIVGLSPGRWRSELG, encoded by the coding sequence ATGGCTTCCGAAGTCCGCGAAGTCTCGGGGACACCAGTCTCTATATGTCGCGCACGAATTCGAGAGGCATTTGGCAGCCCCCCCACGCCTGACTTTCATATCCAGATGATAAGTCGTGGTTGGTCCAGGGCGGATATCGACCTGGGACAAGGCAAGTTTTCGGTCAAAGGAGCACCTGGGCGATTTATCGTTACTCCCGCAAACCTACAGTCTGAGATCGAGGGAGATGGCGTCTTTGAACTGCTTAGCTTGAGTCTTCCAGCCGAAGAACTTTGCAAAGCAGCTGATATCACTTCAGTTCAACTAAAAGATGATCTGAACGGGATCTTTCGTGGTGATCGTCACGATACTTACCTGCATGGTCTTATCGAATCGGTTTGGATTGAGGCGAATAGCGGCAGTCCCAATGGGCGACTCTATGTCGACGTCGCAGTCAGAGCGATCGTAAGTCGCCTGTTAGACCATGCTTCAATTCTGAAGCAAGCCGACAATCATATCCCGGCGTTGGATGTCGCCGCACTGCGACGAGTCACTGAGATTCTGAACGATCGATTTAACCAAAGTATCTCGCTTGATGAATTGGCCAACGCGGCAGGCGTGAGTTCCTTCTATTTTTCAAGGCTTTTCAAACACGCGACCGGTCACCCTCCCTACTTCTATCTAACAAAGATCCGAATCGAACGCTCGCAAGAGCTTATGCGAAGTGTGCCTGACTTGTCGCTGGCTAGTGTCGCTTCGGCTTGTGGATTTGCAGACCAGGCTCACTTCAGTCGCCACTTTAAAAAGATCGTCGGTCTTTCTCCGGGACGATGGAGATCTGAGCTAGGATGA
- a CDS encoding hydrolase codes for MISVTYCFPFSMDGESLMASVLPNTDGGLLTKDNCALVFIDHQPQMAFGVASGIDRQLLVNNVLLLAKGAKEFGVPTILTTVETESFSGPMWPELLDVFPDQDPIERTGMNSWDTPAFREAVKATGKKNIIMSGLWTEVCITWPTLNMIGEGYNIFVVEDACGGTSPAAHDAALSRMVQAGAVRMTTVGTVLEFQRDWANREHYDALMQLFRDHGGAYGIGIEYCYTMVHKAPPARKVPSS; via the coding sequence GTGATCTCGGTGACCTATTGCTTCCCATTTTCAATGGATGGAGAGAGTTTAATGGCAAGCGTTCTTCCCAATACTGATGGTGGATTGCTCACCAAAGATAATTGCGCTTTAGTCTTCATCGATCATCAGCCTCAGATGGCATTCGGTGTGGCAAGCGGAATTGATCGGCAACTTCTGGTGAACAATGTCCTACTACTTGCCAAAGGGGCAAAAGAATTCGGCGTGCCTACCATCTTGACGACGGTCGAAACCGAATCGTTTAGTGGTCCTATGTGGCCGGAGTTGCTTGATGTATTTCCCGATCAGGATCCGATTGAACGGACAGGCATGAATTCGTGGGATACGCCCGCTTTCCGGGAAGCTGTCAAGGCAACTGGAAAGAAAAACATCATCATGTCTGGGCTTTGGACTGAGGTCTGCATCACCTGGCCGACACTCAACATGATCGGAGAAGGGTACAACATCTTCGTCGTGGAAGATGCGTGCGGGGGGACGTCGCCGGCAGCTCATGATGCGGCTCTTTCACGCATGGTACAGGCTGGTGCGGTTCGTATGACGACGGTCGGAACCGTTCTCGAGTTCCAAAGAGATTGGGCGAATCGCGAGCATTACGACGCGCTTATGCAGCTCTTTCGCGATCACGGCGGTGCATACGGCATTGGTATTGAGTATTGCTACACCATGGTGCACAAAGCCCCGCCTGCTCGTAAGGTACCAAGTTCGTAG
- a CDS encoding amidohydrolase, with amino-acid sequence MAPETILFGGRITTQNPSKPEVTALSIEGGRVVAIGSNDEILASAIASTEVIDLENRRVIPGLNDSHLHVIRAGLFANLELRWDGIPTIAEAMRQLKDQAQRTPPPQWVRVIGGWNEFQFAEGRMPTFEEINEAAPDTPVFLLHLYDSAMLNKAAIRALGLDENTKNPPGGLFARDHRGKPTGLLIAEPNALILYSTIANAPKLSREDQLNSTRHFMRELNRFGVTSVADAGGGGQNYPNDYDVISQLEKDGHLTLRIAYSLFAQKPGEELSDYLRWLDMTHPGDGSDMLRVNGAGENLVWSAADFENFLQPRPDLKPVMESELEAIVFKLAEAKWPWRIHATYDETIDRFLNIFERVHQEHPIDGLRWFIDHAETVTTRNLERIKRLGGGVAIQHRMAYQGEYFIRRYGAEEVKRHPPIREMLKMGLPVGAGTDGTRVASYHPWTCLWWLVTGKTVGGTVLHASEDCLSREEALRLYTQGSAWFSGEDDHKGTLSPGSFADLAVLSEDYFSIEPDRIRSLESLLTLVGGKVVYGKQEYANLAPELPPVSPDWSPVAHYGGYNNTNTIPPSHEHAPIMAADGRVWTTGCGCGV; translated from the coding sequence ATGGCCCCCGAAACGATTCTCTTCGGCGGACGTATCACCACTCAGAATCCTTCTAAACCCGAGGTGACAGCACTGTCGATTGAAGGTGGACGGGTTGTTGCGATCGGGAGTAACGATGAGATACTTGCAAGTGCCATCGCGTCGACCGAGGTCATCGACCTTGAGAATCGCCGGGTAATTCCGGGACTAAACGATTCCCACTTACACGTGATTCGCGCTGGACTCTTCGCAAATCTCGAACTCCGCTGGGATGGGATTCCCACGATCGCCGAAGCGATGCGACAACTGAAGGACCAAGCCCAAAGAACGCCTCCTCCACAATGGGTTCGCGTAATTGGTGGGTGGAACGAGTTTCAGTTTGCTGAAGGACGGATGCCGACTTTTGAGGAGATAAATGAAGCGGCTCCTGATACTCCGGTGTTTCTTCTTCATCTCTACGATTCAGCGATGTTAAACAAGGCCGCCATTCGGGCGCTCGGCCTCGACGAAAATACGAAGAACCCGCCTGGTGGTCTTTTCGCTCGTGACCATCGAGGAAAGCCGACGGGGCTACTCATCGCTGAACCTAATGCGTTGATTCTTTACTCGACAATAGCCAACGCTCCAAAGCTCTCGCGAGAAGACCAACTCAACTCAACGCGTCACTTTATGAGGGAGTTGAATCGATTTGGTGTAACAAGTGTCGCCGACGCAGGCGGTGGAGGGCAGAATTATCCCAATGACTATGACGTCATCAGCCAACTCGAAAAAGACGGTCACTTGACGTTAAGGATTGCTTATAGTCTTTTCGCCCAGAAACCGGGTGAGGAACTAAGTGACTACCTTCGCTGGCTTGACATGACCCATCCGGGCGATGGCTCTGATATGTTGCGCGTTAACGGGGCAGGGGAGAACCTGGTTTGGAGTGCCGCCGACTTTGAAAACTTCCTACAGCCGCGACCAGATCTTAAGCCGGTGATGGAATCGGAACTTGAGGCGATTGTTTTCAAACTGGCCGAAGCAAAATGGCCGTGGCGTATTCATGCAACATACGATGAGACGATAGACCGATTCTTGAACATATTCGAGCGGGTCCACCAAGAGCACCCAATCGATGGTCTACGCTGGTTTATTGACCATGCGGAGACAGTGACCACCCGAAACCTCGAACGGATTAAACGGTTGGGTGGTGGCGTCGCGATTCAACATCGGATGGCCTACCAAGGAGAGTACTTCATTCGTCGTTACGGCGCGGAAGAAGTCAAACGACATCCACCGATTCGTGAGATGCTGAAGATGGGCCTTCCCGTGGGTGCCGGCACGGATGGAACGCGTGTTGCAAGCTATCATCCGTGGACCTGTCTCTGGTGGCTAGTGACGGGCAAAACCGTTGGTGGGACAGTACTTCACGCTAGTGAAGATTGTCTTTCTCGAGAAGAGGCGCTTCGCCTGTACACACAGGGAAGTGCCTGGTTCAGTGGAGAAGATGACCATAAGGGGACATTGTCTCCAGGTAGTTTTGCTGACTTGGCGGTGTTGAGCGAAGACTACTTCTCCATTGAGCCTGATCGAATACGTAGTTTGGAAAGCCTACTGACACTTGTTGGAGGCAAGGTCGTCTATGGAAAACAGGAGTACGCGAATCTTGCGCCGGAGCTACCGCCGGTGAGTCCCGATTGGTCCCCAGTTGCTCACTACGGGGGCTACAACAACACGAATACCATTCCGCCGAGTCATGAACATGCACCCATCATGGCCGCCGACGGTCGTGTATGGACGACTGGTTGTGGCTGCGGCGTCTAG
- a CDS encoding nitroreductase family protein yields the protein MNVIDAAYQRRAIKHFEPNHEISADEERKLLEATIQSPTSFNIQHWRFVILRDPQLRSKIRTELGNDQAQMTDASLLVLFTADMKAWEKEPHRYWKNAPQEVADLLVNWMGPFHEGREWLQRDEAQRSIGMAMQTLMLVAKGMGYESCPMIGFDIEKVAELIKLPEDHVMGPMIAIGKGTKDAWPKPGQLTLDEICFENSFT from the coding sequence ATGAATGTTATTGACGCTGCCTACCAACGACGTGCCATCAAGCACTTTGAACCGAATCATGAAATCTCCGCGGATGAAGAGCGAAAGCTGCTCGAAGCAACGATTCAATCCCCGACCAGTTTCAATATCCAGCATTGGCGATTCGTCATTCTGCGGGATCCCCAACTGCGGTCAAAGATCCGAACTGAATTAGGGAATGATCAGGCGCAGATGACCGACGCTTCTTTACTCGTTTTGTTTACAGCAGATATGAAAGCTTGGGAGAAGGAACCGCATCGGTATTGGAAAAATGCACCCCAGGAAGTCGCCGATTTACTCGTGAATTGGATGGGGCCCTTTCATGAAGGGCGGGAATGGCTTCAACGGGATGAAGCCCAGCGTTCGATCGGAATGGCAATGCAAACGTTGATGCTTGTCGCCAAAGGGATGGGCTACGAGTCATGTCCTATGATTGGCTTTGATATCGAGAAAGTTGCGGAACTTATTAAGTTGCCAGAAGATCACGTCATGGGACCGATGATTGCCATTGGCAAAGGAACGAAAGACGCATGGCCCAAGCCTGGTCAACTGACTTTGGACGAGATTTGCTTCGAAAATAGCTTCACCTAA
- a CDS encoding NAD(P)/FAD-dependent oxidoreductase has protein sequence MREFARCLGIDKSVEGETFDLAIVGGGPAGLAAAVYAASEALDVLVIDKVGPGGQAGSSSKIENFIGFPSGISGNELASRSYLQALKFGATFIAPEVVTGLESDDEEGHRLRLESGQIVHARCVLVTSGVTYRQLGIPGCTRFEGAGVYYAATSVESRACADAHAVVVGGGNSAGQAAMFLANSSEHVHLLIRGDDLAKSMSAYLCDRIGNHPRIEVHRNTEVDEVCGGDCVELIRMRNNATGAVTNIECSGLFIFIGARPHTQWLPEDVLLDEKGFVLTGTSFFSDERLRGHWPIDRPPCDLETTRPGILAGGDVRSGSTKRCGFAVGDGSLAVACVHRYLNGLT, from the coding sequence ATGCGGGAATTCGCACGATGCTTAGGCATTGATAAGTCGGTTGAAGGAGAAACTTTCGATTTAGCGATTGTCGGTGGTGGACCGGCCGGACTTGCTGCGGCGGTCTACGCGGCTAGCGAAGCCCTAGATGTGCTTGTCATTGATAAGGTCGGTCCGGGAGGGCAAGCTGGGAGCAGTTCCAAGATCGAAAACTTTATCGGCTTCCCTTCCGGGATTTCGGGAAATGAACTCGCCAGTCGTAGCTATCTACAGGCACTTAAGTTTGGTGCGACGTTTATCGCGCCGGAAGTCGTGACAGGCCTGGAGTCAGACGACGAAGAAGGACATCGTCTACGGCTGGAAAGCGGACAGATCGTCCATGCAAGATGTGTCTTGGTTACCAGTGGTGTAACGTATCGCCAACTTGGTATCCCGGGATGTACCAGGTTTGAAGGAGCAGGAGTCTACTATGCCGCGACCTCGGTCGAATCGAGGGCGTGTGCTGATGCCCACGCGGTGGTCGTTGGTGGAGGAAACTCCGCAGGGCAAGCTGCGATGTTTCTGGCAAATTCATCGGAGCACGTTCACTTGTTGATCCGTGGAGATGATTTGGCCAAAAGCATGTCAGCCTATCTATGCGATAGAATCGGAAATCACCCGCGGATCGAAGTGCATCGCAATACTGAAGTTGATGAAGTATGTGGAGGTGATTGCGTCGAATTGATTCGCATGCGGAATAATGCAACCGGTGCGGTCACCAACATTGAGTGCTCCGGCCTATTCATATTCATCGGGGCGCGTCCGCATACCCAGTGGTTACCCGAAGACGTCTTGCTTGATGAAAAAGGATTCGTACTGACGGGGACGAGTTTCTTTTCTGATGAGAGACTTCGCGGTCACTGGCCAATTGACCGTCCACCTTGTGATCTGGAGACGACAAGGCCCGGCATCTTGGCCGGAGGGGATGTGAGGTCAGGTTCGACCAAGCGTTGTGGCTTTGCCGTCGGGGATGGGTCGCTTGCGGTGGCATGTGTGCACCGATATCTCAATGGATTGACTTAA
- a CDS encoding CBASS cGAMP-activated phospholipase, with the protein MFRILSLPGGGLRGAFAIGFLAEIEQCLEHPIGEYFDLIAGTSTGSITASALCHGMTAKALEDFYNDYSEQIFRPRERYTPNRAFRPIYSLLRSILATRTSIDLDHFFQSRYCPFSLNDALEAGFGDCRLSELSKSRLLVPSVNLSDGKTRVFRTPHLPRRSDSHDWRVVDVIIASAAAPTYFPHKTMPDGKSYVDGGLWANDPGLAAISETVRITEQCRREEDIPFNLSDIWMLSLGTGQSSYSLSPPNADAGMLYWSRHIAEVMSISQVQGTQLPLRFVLESRYRQVDFDLNDPTWTLDNTAVTRDLFQLGHDRASELFSEIRDPYFSEPTTPFVPFNQ; encoded by the coding sequence ATGTTTCGAATTCTATCTCTTCCCGGTGGTGGCCTTCGGGGAGCGTTTGCCATCGGTTTTCTGGCAGAGATAGAGCAATGTCTTGAACACCCAATCGGCGAGTACTTTGACCTAATTGCGGGCACTTCAACCGGTTCCATTACCGCAAGTGCGTTATGTCATGGAATGACGGCCAAAGCCCTAGAGGACTTTTACAACGACTACTCGGAACAAATCTTTCGGCCTCGGGAACGCTATACTCCCAACCGGGCATTTCGACCAATTTATTCGCTTCTTAGATCGATTTTAGCGACCAGAACTTCTATTGATCTCGATCACTTCTTTCAGTCTCGCTATTGCCCTTTCAGTCTGAACGATGCGTTGGAGGCTGGCTTTGGTGATTGTCGACTTTCTGAACTTTCCAAAAGCCGACTGCTTGTTCCTTCCGTGAATCTAAGCGATGGCAAGACAAGAGTGTTTCGGACCCCGCATCTTCCGCGCCGAAGCGATTCTCATGACTGGCGCGTCGTTGATGTGATCATCGCTTCAGCGGCTGCCCCGACCTATTTTCCCCACAAAACGATGCCTGATGGCAAGAGTTATGTCGATGGAGGGCTCTGGGCGAACGATCCCGGATTAGCAGCTATCTCAGAAACAGTTCGCATCACCGAGCAGTGCCGTCGAGAAGAGGACATCCCTTTTAATCTCTCCGATATTTGGATGCTGTCCCTTGGCACGGGGCAATCAAGCTATTCCCTCTCGCCACCCAACGCGGACGCAGGCATGTTGTATTGGAGTCGGCACATCGCGGAAGTCATGAGCATATCTCAAGTGCAAGGAACACAGTTGCCTTTGCGTTTTGTTTTAGAGTCGCGATATCGCCAGGTAGACTTCGACCTTAACGATCCGACATGGACTTTGGACAACACAGCCGTCACTCGTGACCTGTTTCAACTTGGTCATGACCGTGCAAGTGAGTTGTTCAGTGAAATCCGCGATCCCTATTTCTCTGAGCCAACAACCCCCTTTGTCCCCTTCAATCAATAG
- a CDS encoding NAD(P)/FAD-dependent oxidoreductase, with protein MAEWDVIIVGAGIAGLTCAEELCSKGLKLLVLESSDSAGGRIATDEYEGFLLDRGFQVFLTAYPEAKRILNYPELKLNRFAPGALIWHDGKFRRFSDPWRKPGDLLATALSPVASAMDKIRIAKFRHDTTTADLRRLYKSPEITTIEMLQQRGFSPTVIERFFRPFLGGIFLEQDLNTSRRMCEFVFRMFSTGDAALPSDGMRAIPNQLASRLPEGVLRLNSPVKAVRAGGVELSSGLQLTAKHIVVATDEPTARKLTGNSPESEANRVVCMYFAADEPPIEEPILMLNGQGLGPINNVCVPSQLAANYAPPGQSLISVTALLKAKQEPQVDAVSSQLREWFGSTVYGWRHLRTYPIHYALPRQVAPALEPVEKSSRLSTGVYRCGDYCDTASINGAMASGRRAAEAVVNDFEELRTAD; from the coding sequence ATGGCGGAATGGGACGTAATCATCGTTGGAGCCGGCATCGCTGGATTGACCTGTGCGGAAGAACTCTGTTCGAAGGGACTCAAGTTATTGGTGCTTGAATCTAGCGATTCAGCCGGAGGAAGGATCGCAACCGATGAGTACGAGGGCTTTCTTCTTGATCGAGGTTTTCAAGTCTTTTTGACGGCATATCCAGAGGCAAAAAGAATTCTCAACTATCCCGAGCTTAAGCTAAACCGCTTTGCACCGGGGGCCCTTATCTGGCACGACGGCAAGTTTCGCCGTTTTTCCGATCCATGGCGAAAACCCGGCGACTTACTCGCTACTGCGCTGTCACCAGTTGCCTCTGCTATGGACAAGATACGTATCGCCAAGTTCCGTCACGATACGACAACTGCTGACCTGCGCCGGCTCTACAAGAGTCCTGAGATCACAACAATTGAGATGCTTCAGCAACGAGGTTTTTCTCCAACTGTCATCGAAAGGTTCTTCCGCCCGTTTCTGGGTGGCATATTCCTGGAACAGGATTTAAATACTTCGCGTCGAATGTGTGAATTCGTGTTCCGGATGTTCTCAACGGGTGACGCTGCGTTGCCGTCGGATGGAATGCGGGCGATACCTAACCAGTTGGCCAGTCGACTACCGGAGGGCGTTCTAAGACTAAATTCACCAGTAAAAGCGGTACGCGCGGGGGGCGTGGAACTGTCATCTGGTCTCCAATTAACCGCAAAGCACATTGTAGTCGCGACTGACGAACCAACTGCGAGAAAGCTTACCGGGAACTCTCCTGAAAGCGAAGCCAATCGCGTCGTGTGCATGTACTTTGCTGCGGATGAACCGCCAATTGAAGAGCCTATTCTCATGCTCAATGGACAAGGGCTTGGTCCGATTAATAACGTTTGTGTACCGAGCCAACTAGCAGCCAACTATGCTCCACCAGGACAATCGTTAATCTCTGTCACAGCTCTACTTAAGGCCAAACAGGAACCGCAAGTAGATGCCGTCTCGAGTCAACTCCGCGAGTGGTTTGGTTCGACAGTCTACGGCTGGCGACATTTGAGAACGTATCCCATTCACTACGCGTTGCCTCGGCAGGTTGCTCCGGCACTCGAACCTGTCGAGAAAAGTTCTCGTCTCTCAACCGGCGTATATCGTTGCGGTGATTACTGCGACACGGCTTCCATCAACGGAGCCATGGCCTCAGGGCGACGTGCTGCCGAGGCTGTGGTCAATGATTTTGAAGAATTGCGCACAGCAGATTGA